In Endozoicomonas sp. GU-1, one DNA window encodes the following:
- a CDS encoding heavy metal translocating P-type ATPase — protein sequence MTDTRCFHCTLPVSQPVVFFADVEGTAQPMCCPGCKAVTEAIVAGGLENYYRHRTESANQVTDLNQRLQEELQIYDRAEVQKDFVRPADSASQSQDNHLTASLLIDGITCAACIWLLENHLEALAGVARASVNLSTHEAQITWDNSEIPLSTILLEIHKIGYQAFPWRADQQEALLKNENRTFIRRLAVAGIGAMQVMMYAIALYSGAISDDMPDIYRDLIRIFSAVIATPVVLYSAAPFFKAAWRDIKIRHLGMDVPVSIAIGGAYLASLWATFSVYFFTDGSIYSIAEGSLYSTAEGSGEVYYDSVSMFTFFLLTGRYLELRARHATARAARALTNLLPPSCLKEVNGHYQRVPVADLQPDDKVRVLPGDAIPADGILISGSTSVNEAMLTGEYLPIEKQPGDTLLCSSINVDHPIELKVSKVGEETRVAGIIQLLQRAQQDKPAIAKIADKVAGWFVACVLLVAICVYWGWSGIAPQDAFWITLSVLVVTCPCALSLATPAALTAATGYLHRLGLLVTRGHVLEGLKTIDHVIFDKTGTLTKGELSLSQVVPLANGNSSKEALLQRAAALEAHSEHPIARAFFYTVESLHEQAHEVKNHLAQGIEGTIGNCRYRIGRPDFACPASNVATPEQDGQWLLMSESTDQKLWQPLCWFRITDSLRPEAAHTIQRLQQMGKTVTLLSGDAEPVVAATAESLGIRQWKSESSPDDKLHYIQTLQSQGHKVLMVGDGINDVPVLAGADISMAMGNASDLARTSADAVLISGNLERLADAFNLTIRTRKIIRQNLAWSLGYNLAALPLAAAGMIAPWMAATGMALSSLIVVANALRLNRPGKLPKTPTESEDVYAHLEPRGAA from the coding sequence ATGACCGATACCCGTTGCTTTCATTGCACACTGCCGGTCAGCCAGCCGGTGGTATTTTTTGCAGACGTTGAAGGAACAGCGCAGCCCATGTGTTGCCCGGGCTGCAAGGCCGTGACCGAGGCCATCGTGGCCGGCGGTCTGGAGAATTATTACCGGCACCGTACCGAAAGCGCCAACCAGGTCACTGACCTGAATCAGCGACTTCAGGAAGAACTGCAGATCTATGACCGTGCAGAGGTACAAAAGGACTTTGTCAGACCCGCAGACTCAGCTTCCCAAAGCCAGGATAACCACCTCACTGCCAGTCTGTTGATAGACGGCATCACCTGCGCCGCCTGTATCTGGTTATTGGAAAACCATCTGGAAGCATTGGCGGGTGTTGCCCGGGCCAGTGTTAACCTCAGCACCCATGAGGCACAGATCACCTGGGATAACAGCGAGATCCCCTTAAGTACCATTCTGCTGGAAATTCACAAAATCGGTTACCAGGCGTTCCCCTGGCGTGCCGACCAGCAGGAAGCCCTGCTGAAAAACGAAAACCGCACCTTTATACGACGGCTTGCCGTTGCCGGTATTGGTGCCATGCAGGTGATGATGTACGCCATCGCCCTCTATTCCGGTGCCATCAGTGACGATATGCCGGACATTTACCGGGACCTGATCCGGATCTTCAGCGCCGTGATTGCCACGCCTGTGGTGTTGTACTCTGCTGCGCCCTTCTTCAAGGCAGCCTGGCGGGATATCAAAATACGGCATCTCGGCATGGATGTTCCGGTATCCATTGCCATTGGTGGCGCTTATCTGGCCAGCCTGTGGGCTACCTTCTCCGTTTATTTCTTTACTGATGGCTCTATTTATTCCATCGCTGAGGGCTCTCTTTATTCCACCGCTGAGGGCTCTGGCGAAGTCTACTATGACTCAGTCTCCATGTTTACCTTCTTCCTGCTGACCGGCCGCTACCTTGAGCTTCGTGCCCGCCATGCAACCGCCAGGGCTGCACGGGCGCTGACCAACCTGCTGCCGCCCAGCTGCCTGAAAGAAGTCAATGGTCACTATCAGCGCGTCCCGGTGGCCGATCTGCAACCAGACGACAAAGTTAGAGTTCTTCCCGGTGATGCCATTCCCGCAGATGGCATTCTGATCAGTGGCTCCACCAGCGTGAATGAAGCCATGTTGACCGGTGAGTACCTGCCCATCGAAAAGCAGCCCGGTGACACACTGCTGTGCAGCAGTATCAATGTGGACCATCCCATTGAGCTTAAGGTGAGCAAAGTGGGCGAAGAGACCCGGGTAGCCGGCATTATCCAGCTGCTGCAACGGGCACAGCAGGATAAGCCCGCCATCGCGAAAATTGCCGATAAAGTGGCCGGCTGGTTTGTTGCCTGTGTTTTGCTGGTGGCCATTTGTGTGTACTGGGGCTGGTCCGGCATTGCGCCACAAGACGCGTTCTGGATTACCCTGTCGGTTCTGGTGGTGACCTGCCCCTGCGCCCTGTCCCTGGCCACCCCCGCTGCCCTGACTGCGGCTACCGGCTATCTGCACCGCCTTGGCCTGCTGGTGACCCGTGGTCATGTTCTGGAAGGCCTGAAAACCATCGACCATGTGATCTTTGATAAAACCGGCACCTTAACCAAAGGGGAGCTGTCGTTAAGCCAGGTGGTTCCTCTTGCTAACGGCAACAGCTCAAAAGAAGCATTGCTGCAGCGGGCAGCAGCCCTGGAAGCACACTCTGAACACCCTATCGCCAGAGCCTTTTTCTACACCGTTGAGTCACTGCATGAGCAGGCTCACGAGGTGAAAAACCATCTTGCCCAGGGGATAGAAGGCACCATTGGCAATTGCCGTTATCGTATCGGGAGGCCTGACTTTGCCTGCCCAGCCAGCAATGTGGCAACGCCAGAACAGGATGGACAGTGGTTGCTGATGTCAGAAAGTACTGACCAGAAACTCTGGCAACCGCTCTGCTGGTTCAGGATTACCGACAGCCTGCGCCCTGAGGCCGCCCACACCATCCAACGGCTGCAACAGATGGGCAAAACCGTAACCCTGCTCAGTGGTGATGCCGAGCCGGTGGTGGCGGCAACCGCTGAATCCCTGGGTATACGGCAATGGAAGTCTGAAAGCAGCCCGGATGACAAGCTGCACTATATCCAGACGCTGCAGAGTCAGGGCCACAAAGTCTTGATGGTCGGTGATGGCATCAATGATGTTCCTGTTTTAGCGGGGGCGGATATCTCCATGGCCATGGGCAACGCCTCAGACCTGGCGCGCACCAGTGCCGATGCAGTATTGATTTCCGGCAACCTTGAGCGATTGGCCGATGCCTTTAACCTGACCATAAGAACGCGAAAAATTATCCGGCAAAACCTGGCATGGTCCCTTGGCTATAACCTTGCTGCCCTGCCCCTGGCCGCAGCAGGCATGATTGCCCCATGGATGGCTGCTACCGGCATGGCGCTCAGCTCACTGATTGTGGTGGCCAACGCCCTGCGACTGAACCGCCCGGGAAAACTGCCCAAAACACCGACCGAGTCAGAAGACGTTTACGCCCACCTTGAACCCAGAGGAGCTGCCTGA
- the ccoS gene encoding cbb3-type cytochrome oxidase assembly protein CcoS gives MESLIILIPLALILIAVAIKLFFWAVDDGQFDDLEGPAHSILFDEPQQIAKANAHDHK, from the coding sequence ATGGAAAGCCTGATTATTCTGATCCCTCTGGCCCTGATCCTGATCGCTGTAGCGATCAAACTCTTCTTCTGGGCAGTAGACGACGGTCAGTTTGACGACCTTGAAGGGCCAGCCCACAGCATTCTTTTTGATGAGCCTCAACAGATAGCAAAAGCTAATGCACATGACCATAAATGA
- a CDS encoding sulfite exporter TauE/SafE family protein, with amino-acid sequence MHMTINEVPTLLSALTLGVLGSAHCIGMCGGITSALSLSLAGKSRAQIFWLMLTYHLGRITSYAIAGLLLASIGWYLGGISPAVKMGLRYFAAIMLIAMGLYLSGWWRGLTHLEKIGHKLWQHIQPKAKALLPIKNFPNALTIGMLWGWLPCGLVYSTLAWSASQGQPVQGALLMASFGIGTIPSVFLLGAFSRQLSGIIQASITRNLAGLLIILFGLWSMPGAHQRWLMSMLHHHHM; translated from the coding sequence ATGCACATGACCATAAATGAAGTCCCCACCTTACTTTCCGCATTAACCCTGGGCGTATTGGGCAGCGCCCACTGTATCGGCATGTGTGGCGGCATTACCTCCGCCCTCAGCCTCTCCCTGGCAGGCAAGTCCCGTGCACAGATCTTCTGGCTGATGCTGACCTATCATCTCGGACGGATTACCAGCTACGCCATCGCTGGTCTCCTTCTGGCCAGCATTGGCTGGTATCTGGGCGGTATCAGCCCGGCAGTAAAGATGGGACTGCGCTATTTTGCGGCCATTATGCTGATCGCCATGGGGCTTTATCTGAGCGGTTGGTGGCGTGGTCTGACACACCTGGAAAAGATTGGGCATAAGCTCTGGCAACATATCCAGCCCAAGGCCAAAGCACTGCTGCCCATCAAAAATTTTCCCAATGCCCTTACCATTGGCATGCTCTGGGGGTGGTTACCCTGCGGCCTGGTCTACAGCACCCTGGCCTGGAGCGCCAGCCAGGGACAACCGGTACAGGGTGCGCTGTTAATGGCCTCATTCGGTATTGGCACCATACCCTCAGTGTTCCTGCTGGGTGCGTTCTCAAGACAGCTCAGCGGCATTATTCAAGCCAGTATCACCCGCAACCTGGCGGGGTTGCTGATTATCCTTTTTGGCTTGTGGTCTATGCCCGGCGCACACCAGAGGTGGTTGATGTCCATGCTGCACCACCACCATATGTGA
- the hemN gene encoding oxygen-independent coproporphyrinogen III oxidase encodes MNTAPVWDKDLIHRYNHSGPRYTSYPTAVQFDGSFDIEKYQHNAHSSARAIKPLSLYFHIPFCSHVCYYCACNKIVTKHRGRANSYLEYLFREIEMQAALYSQEQRVEQLHFGGGTPTFLSRDQMTDLMGHIRQHFQLTQSDTADYSIELDPREVDWPMMGTLRDLGFNRISMGVQDLNPKVQQAVNRVQPESMIQSILDAARVMAFRSVHMDLIYGLPFQTTNSFMATIDRVVDMAPDRLSLFNYAHLPHRFKPQRRINEQDLPAPEMKLDILHQATEKLLDQGYIYIGMDHFALPDDELAMAREDGTLHRNFQGYTTHGHCDLIGMGVSAISQVGDTYIQNSTDEARYCAMLNEQQLPMVRGLKMTADDKVRQAVITQLICHFKLHFSDIEQRFDIQFRDYFRDELARLEPMRADGLISLNSDGLLEVLPKGTLLIRNICMQFDHYLHQPEMKEKTLYSKVI; translated from the coding sequence ATGAATACCGCACCAGTTTGGGATAAAGACCTGATTCACCGATACAACCACTCAGGCCCGCGTTATACCTCCTATCCCACGGCGGTGCAGTTTGATGGCAGCTTTGATATTGAGAAATATCAGCACAATGCCCACTCCAGTGCCAGGGCCATCAAGCCCCTGTCACTCTACTTTCATATTCCGTTCTGCTCCCATGTCTGTTATTACTGCGCCTGTAATAAAATAGTCACCAAACACCGTGGGCGCGCCAATAGTTATCTGGAATACCTGTTTCGTGAAATAGAGATGCAGGCAGCACTCTACAGTCAGGAACAGCGGGTCGAGCAACTCCACTTTGGCGGCGGCACACCGACCTTTCTGAGCAGAGATCAGATGACGGATCTGATGGGGCATATCCGCCAGCACTTCCAACTGACCCAAAGCGATACCGCAGACTACTCCATTGAACTGGACCCCAGGGAAGTAGACTGGCCCATGATGGGCACCCTGAGGGACCTCGGCTTCAACCGGATCAGCATGGGCGTTCAGGACCTGAACCCCAAAGTTCAGCAAGCCGTTAACCGGGTTCAACCTGAAAGCATGATTCAATCCATCCTTGATGCTGCCAGAGTCATGGCATTCCGCTCGGTACACATGGACCTGATTTACGGCCTGCCTTTCCAGACCACCAACAGTTTTATGGCAACCATCGATCGTGTGGTTGATATGGCCCCGGACAGGCTATCCCTGTTTAACTACGCCCACCTGCCCCACCGCTTCAAGCCGCAGCGCCGGATCAATGAGCAGGATCTGCCAGCGCCGGAAATGAAGCTGGACATTCTGCATCAGGCCACGGAAAAGCTGCTGGATCAGGGCTACATCTACATCGGCATGGATCACTTTGCCCTGCCAGACGATGAACTGGCCATGGCCCGGGAGGATGGCACGCTGCACCGGAATTTTCAGGGTTATACCACCCATGGCCATTGCGACCTGATCGGCATGGGCGTGTCTGCCATCAGCCAGGTAGGCGACACTTATATTCAGAACAGCACCGATGAAGCCCGGTACTGTGCAATGCTCAATGAACAGCAATTGCCAATGGTTCGCGGTCTGAAGATGACCGCTGATGACAAAGTCCGCCAGGCAGTGATTACCCAGCTGATCTGCCACTTCAAACTGCATTTCAGCGATATTGAACAGCGGTTTGATATTCAATTCAGGGATTACTTCCGGGATGAGCTGGCAAGACTGGAGCCGATGAGGGCGGACGGCCTGATCAGTCTCAATAGCGATGGCTTGCTGGAAGTACTGCCGAAGGGAACGCTGCTGATCCGTAACATCTGTATGCAGTTCGACCACTATCTCCATCAACCGGAAATGAAAGAAAAGACGCTCTACTCAAAGGTTATCTGA
- the fnr gene encoding fumarate/nitrate reduction transcriptional regulator Fnr, with amino-acid sequence MTSKPNVRQPSHVACRDCSLSSLCLPLALSIKDIDQLDHIIKRGRPLKKGEHLFLEGDPFTSVFAVRSGALKTYTATNEGEEQITGFYLPSEILGLSGMDTDTYPVSAQAMETTMICEIPFEQLETLSDQFPELRRHLMRLMSKRIREDQQMMMLLSKKNADERIATFLINLASRFRRRGFSSQSFRLSMSRNEMGNYLGLAVETVSRVFTRFQKNGLISAVGKEIEIRNSVELCALAGGKTLEPNPIATNA; translated from the coding sequence ATGACGTCAAAGCCCAACGTCCGACAGCCGAGCCATGTGGCTTGCAGAGACTGCAGCCTCAGCTCACTGTGCCTGCCACTGGCACTGAGCATTAAGGATATCGATCAGCTGGATCACATTATCAAGCGTGGGCGTCCTTTGAAAAAAGGCGAACACCTGTTTCTGGAAGGTGACCCCTTTACCAGCGTCTTTGCTGTTCGCTCAGGGGCTCTCAAAACCTACACAGCGACCAATGAAGGTGAGGAACAAATCACCGGGTTTTACCTGCCCAGCGAAATTCTTGGCCTGAGCGGTATGGATACGGATACCTATCCGGTGTCGGCCCAGGCGATGGAAACCACCATGATCTGCGAGATTCCTTTTGAGCAACTGGAAACCCTTTCCGATCAATTCCCGGAACTGCGCCGACATCTGATGCGCCTGATGAGCAAGCGTATCCGTGAAGACCAGCAAATGATGATGCTGCTGTCCAAGAAAAACGCCGATGAACGTATTGCCACCTTCCTGATTAACCTGGCCAGCCGTTTTCGTCGCCGGGGCTTTTCTTCGCAGTCGTTCCGTCTGTCCATGTCGAGAAATGAGATGGGGAACTACCTGGGCCTGGCGGTAGAAACGGTTAGTCGTGTATTTACCCGATTCCAGAAAAACGGCCTGATCTCCGCCGTGGGCAAGGAAATCGAAATTCGCA